The Candida dubliniensis CD36 chromosome 5, complete sequence genome has a window encoding:
- a CDS encoding GTPase-activating protein, putative (Similar to S. cerevisiae MSB3;~In S. cerevisiae: regulates exocytosis via its action on Sec4p, also required for proper actin organization): protein MVTTENVSSDIKITTTPNELLDPNNNISTLDKTNHQRNESSYSQNFSFLREYDIDSPSHRNSMSEDEIDQELPDPSFLNEIDNLELLQGTSNDDSSTPTNNYQSSEEEIKSNRDSFVKPTNSETDEQILKSDYDRYGFKKTSSVTGLTLDEYNEWFKSYSQYSQTRKKKWLILMKNNGLHVNDSDTESYNNNNNNVPTRFPPRSDKVKKMIRRGIPPEWRGNAWFFYAGGYEKLSKNVGTYEKIVKATYNVKTKDTEVIERDLNRTFPDNIYFNSSIKGIFSSMETLQQEKEHETLLIKSLRRVLVAFAQHQPQIGYCQSLNFLAGLLLLFMEEERAFWMLVILTERIIPKVHSANLEGVHTDQGVLMLCVKEYIPQLWQVLGKNFDGETLSEDKILSRLPPVTLVTSSWFMSLFVGILPIETTLRLWDILWYEGSKTIFRFSLTIFKMCSDSPEFNIKQNRRRDGGESEQIELFQFMQNFPKKILDANLLIDFCFKKIGGYGFGSLSQDEINKCRAFVSKQREKMNKKSNQKGLTDMTDEERNTLLKSSTGFETSDIHDVYGFNRSIMSGMVWNKNISNKMKKKFVVGKRNSSR from the coding sequence ATGGTGACAACTGAGAATGTTTCATCAGATATTAAAATCACCACCACGCCCAATGAACTTTTAGATCccaataacaatatttcCACACTAgataaaacaaatcatCAACGAAATGAATCGTCATATTCACAAaacttttcctttttgCGAGAATACGATATAGATTCACCTTCTCATAGAAATAGCATGTCCgaagatgaaattgacCAAGAATTGCCGGACCCTTCATTCTTAAATGAAATAGATAACTTAGAACTACTACAGGGGACATCAAATGATGATTCTAGCACACCAACTAATAACTACCAACTGAGCGAAGAGGAAATAAAGAGCAATAGAGATAGTTTTGTCAAACCAACAAACCTGGAGACAGATGAACAAATCTTAAAGTCAGATTATGATCGTTATGGATTTAAAAAGACGTCATCGGTCACCGGGTTAACATTAGACGAATATAATGAATGGTTTAAACTGTATTCTCAATATTCtcaaacaagaaagaagaaatggTTAATTCTAATGAAGAATAATGGATTACACGTAAATGATTCAGATACTGAAAGttataacaacaacaacaacaacgtaCCTACTCGATTCCCACCTAGATCAGATAaagtaaagaaaatgatacGTCGAGGAATACCACCAGAATGGAGAGGAAATGCATGGTTCTTTTATGCTGGTGGATATGAAAAACTAAGTAAAAATGTCGGAACTTATGAAAAAATCGTTAAGGCCACTTACAATGTGAAAACCAAGGATACTGAAGTTATTGAAAGAGATTTAAATCGAACTTTTCCtgataatatatatttcaattcatcaatcaaaggtattttttcatcaatggAAACtttacaacaagaaaaggAGCATGAAACATTGttgatcaaatcattaaGAAGAGTATTAGTTGCCTTTGCACAGCATCAACCACAAATAGGATATTGtcaatcattaaattttttggCTGGTCtcttattattgtttatggaagaagaaagagcATTTTGGATGCTTGTTATTTTAACAGAACGAATTATCCCTAAAGTTCATCTGGCAAATTTAGAAGGGGTTCATACTGATCAAGGGGTTTTAATGTTATGTGTAAAAGAGTATATACCACAATTGTGGCAAGTTTTAGGAAAGAATTTTGATGGTGAAACTCTTTCTGAAGataaaattttatcaagattACCTCCAGTCACATTAGTCACTTCTTCTTGGTTCATGTCATTATTTGTTGGGATTCTACCTATTGAAACTACTTTAAGATTATGGGATATACTTTGGTATGAAGGTTCGAAAACCATTTTTAGATTTTCGTTAACCATATTTAAAATGTGTCTGGATTCACCAGAATTtaatataaaacaaaatcgTCGTAGGGATGGAGGTGAATCggaacaaattgaattattccAATTTATGCAGAATTTCCCCAAGAAGATTCTTGAtgcaaatttattaattgatttttgttttaagaAAATTGGTGGTTATGGGTTTGGTTCATTATCGCAAGatgaaatcaacaaatgcAGAGCATTTGTATCTAAGcaaagagaaaaaatgaataaaaagCTGAATCAAAAAGGGTTAACCGATATGACTGATGAGGAAAGAAACACCTTATTGAAGTCTTCTACAGGATTTGAGACTTCTGATATTCATGATGTGTATGGATTTAATCGTTCAATCATGAGTGGCATGGTCTggaataaaaatataagtaataaaatgaagaaaaagtttGTGGTGGGGAAACGTAACAGCTCCCGATGA
- a CDS encoding folic acid synthesis protein, putative [includes: dihydroneopterin aldolase (ec 4.1.2.25); dihydro-6-hydroxymethylpterin-pyrophosphokinase (ec 2.7.6.3); dihydropteroate synthetase (ec 2.5.1.15)] (Similar to S. cerevisiae FOL1;~In S. cerevisiae: multifunctional enzyme of the folic acid biosynthesis pathway, has dihydropteroate synthetase, dihydro-6-hydroxymethylpterin pyrophosphokinase, and dihydroneopterin aldolase activities) produces the protein MLKNDTVFTKEISCTAITGKDAWNRPTPQPITISLSFNTDFHKASELDNLKYSINYAVITRNVTEFMKSNEHLNFKSLGNIAQAISDIGLDQSRGGGSIVDVTIKSSKSEIRAESVEYKINRNILDQPIPLDIFQVNKLRLLTIIGVFTFERLQKQIVDVDLQFKIEPNSNLYFHQIIADIVSYVESSNFKTVEALVSKIGQLTFQKYREGIAEVVATVTKPNAFSHVEGVGVSSTMVKGNFQNMEPIKFDNMIAQTNNSTFNLPVENEKTDDYTGYHTAFIAFGSNTGNQVENINNSFELLKEYGITIETTSSLYISKPMYYLDQPDFFNGVIKVNFQNISPFQLLKILKEIEYKHLEREKEFDNGPRSIDLDIILYDDLQLNTENLIIPHKSMLERTFVLQPLCEVLPPDYIHPISAESLHSHLQQLINDKPQESVQESSDLLQFIPVSRLPVKDNILKFDQINHKSPTLIMGILNMTPDSFSDGGKYLGKESDNIVKQAEKLVSEGATIIDIGGVSTRPGSVEPSEEEELQRVIPLIKAIRHQSSNSDLSKVLISVDTYRSNVAEQSLLAGADIINDISMGKYDEKIFDVVAKYGCPYIMNHTRGSPKTMSKLTNYESNTNDDIIEYIIDPKLGHQELELSPEIKNLLNGISRELSLQMFKAMAKGVKKWQIILDPGIGFAKNLNQNLAVIRNASFFKKYSIQINERVDDDDDDDDDDDVTIEHKYLSFNGACVLVGASRKKFLGELTGNEVPSERVFATGATISACIEQNTDIVRVHDVKEMKDVVCISDAIYKNV, from the coding sequence ATGTTGAAAAACGATACTGTGTTCActaaagaaatttcttGTACGGCAATAACAGGTAAAGATGCCTGGAATCGACCAACACCTCAACCAATTACcatatcattatcattcaaTACTGATTTTCATAAGGCATCTGAATTggataatttaaaatattcaattaattatgCTGTTATTACGAGAAATGTAACTGAATTtatgaaatcaaatgaacatttaaatttcaaatcattggGTAACATTGCTCAAGCTATTAGTGATATTGGATTAGATCAATCTAGAGGTGGTGGATCTATTGTTGATGTAACGATAAAAAGTCTGAAATCGGAAATTCGAGCTGAAAGTGTTgaatataaaattaataGAAACATTTTGGATCAACCAATTCCATTAGATATTTTCCaagttaataaattgaGATTATTGACTATTATTGGGGTTTTTACATTTGAAAGATTACAAAAgcaaattgttgatgttgatttacaattcaaaattgaacccaattccaatttataTTTCCATCAAATAATTGCTGACATTGTTTCATATGTGGAATCATCTAATTTTAAAACTGTAGAAGCATTGGTATCTAAGATTGGTCAATTGACATTCCAAAAATATAGGGAGGGGATAGCTGAAGTTGTTGCTACAGTTACCAAGCCAAATGCTTTTAGTCATGTTGAAGGTGTTGGGGTATCATCTACTATGGTAAAAGGCAATTTCCAAAATATGGAGccaattaaatttgataacaTGATTGCTCAAACTAATAATAGTACATTTAATTTACCAGTTGAAAATGAGAAAACCGATGATTATACCGGGTATCATACTGCATTTATTGCCTTTGGATCCAATACTGGGAATCAAGTagaaaatatcaataattcatttgaattattaaaagaatatgGAATTACAATAGAAAcaacttcatcattataCATTTCTAAACCAATGTATTACTTGGATCAACcagattttttcaatggaGTAATTAAAgtcaattttcaaaacattTCACCTTtccaattattgaaaattttaaaagagATTGAATATAAACATTTGGAAAGGGAAAAAGAGTTTGATAATGGTCCTAGATCAATAGATTTggatattatattatatgaTGATTTACAATTGAATACGGAAAATCTAATCATTCCTCATAAATCAATGTTAGAAAGAACATTTGTATTACAACCATTATGTGAAGTATTACCCCCAGATTATATTCATCCCATCAGTGCAGAAAGTTTGCATAGTCatttacaacaattgataaatgatAAACCTCAAGAATCAGTACAAGAATCGTCGGATTTATTGCAATTTATCCCAGTTTCTAGACTACCTGTTAAAGAtaatatattgaaatttgacCAAATTAACCATAAATCTCCTACTTTGATTATGGGTATATTGAACATGACTCCTGATTCATTTAGTGATGGTGGTAAGTATTTAGGTAAAGAACTGGACAATATTGTGAAGCAGGCAGAGAAATTAGTTAGTGAAGGTGCCACCATTATAGATATTGGAGGGGTCTCCACTCGACCAGGAAGTGTTGAACCCAGtgaggaagaagaattacaaCGAGTAATTCCATTAATCAAAGCTATTCGTCATCAATCGCTGAATTCTGATTTACTGAAAGTGTTGATTTCTGTTGATACTTATCGTAGTAACGTTGCCGAACAAAGTTTACTTGCGGGTGCCGATATAATCAACGATATATCAATGGGCAAGTATGATGAAAAAATCTTTGATGTAGTTGCCAAATATGGATGTCCCTATATTATGAATCATACTCGAGGATCCCCGAAAACCATGTCTAAATTGACTAATTATGAATCCAATAcaaatgatgatattattgaatatataattGATCCTAAATTAGGACATcaagaattagaattgtcaccagaaatcaaaaatttacTTAATGGGATCAGTCGTGAATTGAGTTTACAAATGTTTAAAGCAATGGCTAAAGGAGTGAAAAAATGGCAAATAATTTTGGATCCAGGGATTGGGTTTGccaaaaatttgaatcagAATTTAGCAGTTATTCGTAATGCTTCATTTTTTAAGAAATATTCTATTCAAATTAATGAAcgtgttgatgatgatgatgatgatgatgatgatgatgatgttacAATAGAACATAAATATTTAAGTTTTAATGGTGCTTGTGTCTTGGTGGGGGCATCACGAAAGAAGTTTTTGGGGGAATTAACTGGTAATGAAGTGCCTCTGGAACGAGTATTTGCTACTGGTGCAACTATATCGGCATGTATTGAACAAAATACCGATATTGTTAGAGTGCATGACGTtaaagaaatgaaagatGTTGTTTGTATAAGTGATgcaatttataaaaatgTATAA
- a CDS encoding zinc finger-containing tanscription factor, putative (Similar to S. cerevisiae HAL9): MDPLLHSHEKQQPVVVNGSNIHQNNARNPSLASTGTSNSTISQSPSPSEDEKPVTRKKRTRIAKACQYCRKKKVKCDGCQPCSNCQQSNFGNCEYAVDENKKPKISKKKSKSLKNRSSKFQISKSIDERLSKIENTLAQLLNHIDTNNNTPTPTPTSNSTTANDKQTETDKYSFSPLPMAIEKEVTDESNQKYDPKVESNFLGSHSVINIFSKKSVEWLLRPVIDKFKDDIEDFKKIAWVYEYYTQAFLDTISQPIKARISRRNDLMDNTFVDVTIPLEILSCYDDIFLVSYVCKGDYIRNLFQTYFEEPDQDGSRRRNFLWSELLAMTAAIGICISVLIDDRNNTKETEKPKYSCSLSNQQLIEINFKCFYSMIFYHRRLCVISEGFPTITGFILLIMYFDFAVPVSQITFLAVSTTIHYAKQCGLHRQETYKDMSWEEQRTRRVLWWFCEYLHTEYCFQKGYSLEIGDEDMISFSDDDTTTNAIVKSNWHLISSALNSENPIDALTINEIRENKANHICASYIMHSLSKIRAESYQLLYSTSAQKKTLSSILTSVEKLTADMESLYKESCSVMPVQSVSGYAKNTEIVLKLDNGYENVLMIQFEYFLHLMTINRLSLQDFPNDVDHRDLTDKCLYHRNIANRSARTILHIAKDSTEKKVQFIIINWFSYAIFAAFAHLGSMCLEDPQNPVVLEDIDLLIGISYSVFSFEDKSFKVSRFALKRYVYDMLTRYILKLYFKVTNEQTRNMFYTKYKDLDDHLHLEKTFHEFFVNGNPGVDSTKTYRTLSKLFRPFWLKPHERSKRAQVNPDDTGTPLGSSSSSSNGIYWTSTSILSQPSIRNDTSSTFSSQPVNYTQESPRTDAKPLEISNLVDPFNAVIDSATKSNGKELPNSFIQQDLSAINAAPMQQPQPQPPFPQPPFSQLPPFPPPPPPPPQQQEQQNLPRHQFNTNFNSLEEMIEENYVGDLNFPAMFYE; the protein is encoded by the coding sequence ATGGACCCTCTACTTCATTCGCAcgaaaaacaacaaccagTAGTAGTCAATGGTTCAAATATACACCAAAACAATGCTCGAAACCCTTCACTTGCTAGTACAGGAACCTCAAATAGCACAATCTCCCAATCACCATCTCCATCAGAAGATGAAAAACCTGTTACTAGAAAAAAACGTACCAGAATTGCAAAAGCTTGTCAATATTGCCGCaagaaaaaagtgaaaTGTGATGGTTGCCAACCTTGTCTGAATTGtcaacaatcaaattttggTAATTGTGAATATGCTGTTGATGAGAACAAGAAGCCTAAGATtctgaaaaagaaatcgAAATCTCTTAAAAATAGACTGAGCAAGTTCCAAATAAGCAAGAGTATTGACGAAAGACTATCAAAAATTGAGAATACTCTTGCCCAACTACTTAATCACATTgataccaataataatacaccaacaccaacaccaactTCGAACTCAACAACAGCAAATGACAAACAAACAGAAACTGATAAGTACAGCTTTTCTCCCTTACCAATGGCAATTGAGAAGGAAGTGACTGATGAATCCAACCAAAAGTATGATCCAAAAGTGGAATCTAATTTTCTTGGATCACATAGTgtaatcaatattttttccaaaaaatcCGTCGAATGGTTATTAAGACCAGTGATTGACAAGTTTAAGGACGACATTGAAGATTTTAAAAAGATCGCCTGGGTTTACGAGTATTATACTCAAGCATTCTTAGACACCATTTCGCAACCAATTAAGGCCAGAATCAGTAGGCGAAACGACTTAATGGATAATACTTTTGTTGATGTAACGATCCCATTAGAAATTTTATCTTGTTATGACGATATTTTTCTAGTTAGTTACGTATGTAAGGGAGACTACATACGCAATTTATTCCAAACATATTTTGAAGAACCAGATCAAGATGGATCACGgagaagaaattttttatgGAGTGAATTATTAGCAATGACTGCTGCTATTGGGATTTGTATTTCAGTGTTGATTGATGACCGTAACAATACtaaagaaacagaaaaacCCAAGTACTCTTGTTCATTATCAAACCAGCAATTAATTGagatcaatttcaaatgcTTTTATTCGATGATTTTTTATCATCGGAGATTATGTGTTATAAGTGAAGGATTTCCCACTATAACGGggtttattttgttgataatgtattttgattttgctGTACCTGTGCTGCAAATAACGTTTTTGGCAGTTTCTACAACTATACATTATGCAAAACAGTGTGGCCTACACAGACAAGAGACTTACAAAGATATGAGCTGGGAGGAACAGCGAACAAGAAGAGTTCTTTGGTGGTTTTGCGAATATTTACATACTGAgtattgttttcaaaagGGTTATTCTTTAGAGATTGGTGATGAAGATATGATAAGCTTTAGTGATGATGACACGACTACTAATGCTATAGTTAAATCCAATTGGCATTTAATTCTGTCTGCATTAAATTCAGAAAATCCTATTGATGCTCTAACAATCAACGAAATAAGGGAAAATAAAGCTAATCATATTTGTGCTTCCTATATCATGCACTCGCTATCCAAAATAAGGGCTGAATCATATCAATTGTTATATTCTACTAGTGcacaaaagaaaactttATCTAGTATATTAACTTCCGTTGAAAAACTTACCGCCGATATGGAATCCCTCTATAAGGAGTCCTGTAGTGTCATGCCCGTCCAATCGGTATCTGGATATGCCAAAAACACTGAAATTGTGTTAAAACTAGATAATGGTTATGAAAATGTCTTgatgattcaatttgagTATTTTTTACATCTTATGACGATTAATCGATTACTGCTACAAGATTTCCCTAATGATGTGGATCATAGAGACTTGACCGATAAATGTTTATATCACAGGAACATTGCCAATAGATCAGCAAGAACTATACTACACATTGCAAAAGATTCAACAGAGAAAAAAgtacaatttattattatcaattggtttAGCTATGCTATATTTGCTGCTTTTGCACATCTTGGAAGTATGTGTCTTGAAGACCCGCAAAACCCAGTCGTACTAGAAGacattgatttattaattgggATTTCTTATTCtgttttttcatttgaGGACAAGTCATTTAAAGTAAGTCGATTTGCATTGAAGAGATATGTTTATGATATGCTTACTAGATATATCCTAAAATTGTATTTTAAGGTTACCAATGAACAAACAAGGAATATGTTCTATACAAAGTACAAGGACTTAGATGATCATTTACATTTAGAAAAAACGTTTCACgaattttttgttaatgGAAATCCAGGTGTTGATTCAACCAAAACATATCGGACATTAAGTAAGTTGTTTCGGCCCTTTTGGTTAAAGCCCCATGAGAGGTCCAAACGAGCTCAAGTAAATCCTGATGACACTGGTACACCGTTAGGATCACTGTCATCGTCTAGTAATGGAATCTATTGGACCTCCACATCAATATTATCCCAACCATCCATAAGAAATGACACAAGTTCGACCTTCTCCTCTCAGCCGGTTAATTATACACAAGAATCTCCACGTACTGATGCAAAACCTCTTGAAATTTCCAATCTAGTTGATCCATTTAATGCTGTAATTGATTCAGCGACGAAAAGTAATGGAAAGGAATTACCAAACTCATTTATCCAACAGGATCTTAGTGCCATTAATGCAGCTCCAATGCagcaaccacaaccacagCCACCATTTCCACAACCGCCATTTTCACAATTACCTCCATtcccaccaccaccaccaccaccaccacaacaacaagagcAACAGAATCTTCCTAGACATCAATTCAATACAAACTTTAACAGTTTAGAGGAAATGATTGAAGAGAATTATGTGGGTGATTTGAACTTTCCTGCTATGTTTTATGAATAA
- a CDS encoding zinc finger-containing transcription factor, putative (Similar to S. cerevisiae HAL9): protein MDNLPSSETHHSSLDNLTKQQELTGNDPNDTNRKRIRVACDSCRRKKIKCNGSYPCGNCIQAKNTNNCHFTERPMRKKLKQIKQENKSTAATNSNGVSKRKHKDVFNGDSNNVNTVKQGNTFGIVENKPSDIESRLSRIENSMSRMMHTIESISQNFITQAMKSNHSSSSIFNNNSLSPTPSEDFNKSRSDSEEQRTSQTYTNLKDHAKDANELLKLRNWDEFVGTHSITCIFSRESLDWMEKTLGAYGEEYLTPIRNLPLVFHSELKPYILKWIDPPVVDKLQRKKLLESPFPIDSKLISKLIDLYYEETSMINILVDESRVRSLFAAYYNNFAEPVASKRRRFRLSELLLMTSILLISLSCLTEDDFNEERIATPTSSTSSNYSAASANLLGDYSKNKLLALQNSLENSAIFYYHRISVISEGLETVEALLMFIIYVESNWLTSFFNYTIITVTIRFAQEIGLHRAETYFNLDIEEATKRRKIWWFCYFFDIEFCFKSGKPPVINTNDVTTNSDEDLLRVINQLRQYGPLSPKDRMYSPVCHTISTSLLDLSGADSICLEILRIIQMGDVLDDPFYFQFCALLQSRIRSNSYHDLFIASAEKRDFSAISNTLEKLNADMFELAMYLADEAKPRFYNDPKFTSVQASNSTTIKRDTILAMKLTFFSHLMIINRYPLMIVTEDSKFDDRVIKFRNLSLDSAKTILMLIRGWHRESASALFYNWAIYFPVAAYLVLVAAIINHPQLPESGTNLNLLIETSLNFFKSSKQWNSSNNTQKKQQNNTTICVNKIVAIELIVRLMLRVVIKVYELHNNVEILANNPTLQNHLQEAQEKFPDIFQNHAEFTSKMVALVGASPFSGGSGNCNGSSCNLRDGYASHGQNTMYPSPKVPNNTYNTNISVGSSSTGDHQVYHAQSPSYNASLSNIINNESTGRSPATATATAATTMSQPMMNENYDLFNDYLIDNSAVNLPFSQFNNLPNFFFDNNLGI, encoded by the coding sequence ATGGATAATTTACCATCACTGGAGACTCACCATTCATCTTTAGATAATTTGACAAAGCAACAAGAACTAACGGGGAATGACCCTAACGATACTAATAGGAAACGAATAAGAGTGGCATGTGATAGTTGTCGACGgaagaaaatcaaatgtaATGGTTCTTATCCATGTGGGAATTGCATTCAAGCTAAAAACACCAATAATTGTCATTTCACTGAACGACCCATgagaaagaaattgaaacagATTAAACAAGAGAATAAATCGACTGCTGCTACTAATAGTAATGGAGTCTCAAAAAGGAAACACAAGGATGTTTTTAACGGGGACAGCAACAATGTCAATACTGTAAAACAGGGTAATACTTTTGGCATAGTTGAAAACAAGCCAAGTGATATAGAATCAAGATTGAgtagaattgaaaattcaaTGTCGAGAATGATGCATACTATAGAGAGCATACTGCAAAACTTTATAACACAAGCAATGAAAAGCAATCATTCCAGTTCatctattttcaataataattcattatcaccGACTCCTTCAGaagattttaataaaagtAGATCAGATAGTGAAGAACAACGAACTTCTCAAACTTATACTAATTTGAAAGATCATGCTAAAGATGctaatgaattattgaaattgagaAATTGGGATGAATTTGTTGGTACTCATTCCATTACTTGTATTTTTTCTCGAGAATCATTAGATTGGATGGAAAAAACTTTAGGGGCTTATGGTGAAGAATATTTGACTCCAATAAGGAATTTACCTTTAGTGTTTCATTCAGAATTAAAACcatatattttgaaatggATTGATCCTCCCGTAGTAGATAAATTACAAAggaaaaaattattagaaagtCCATTCCctattgattcaaaattaatttcaaaattaattgatttatattatgAAGAAACAAGTATGATCAATATTTTAGTTGATGAATCAAGAGTAAGAAGTTTATTTGCCGCATactataataattttgctGAACCAGTTGCTagtaaaagaagaagattcaGATTGTCAGAATTGCTTTTAATGACAtctatattattaatttctttgaGTTGTTTAACTGAAGATGATTTTAATGAAGAACGAATCGCCACTCCCACTTCATCAACTAGTAGCAATTATTCTGCAGCATCAGCAAATCTTTTGGGTGATTATAGCAAGAATAAACTATTGGCTCTACAGAATTCATTGGAGAATAGTGCCATTTTCTATTATCATAGAATTAGTGTTATAAGTGAAGGTCTAGAAACAGTAGAAGCATTATTGatgtttattatttatgtTGAATCCAATTGGTTGACgagttttttcaattatacaATTATTACTGTGACAATTAGATTTGCTCAAGAAATTGGTCTTCATAGAGCAGAAACTTATTTTAATTTGGATATTGAAGAGGCGACGAAAAGACGTAAAATCTGGTggttttgttattttttcgatattgaattttgtttcaaatcagGTAAACCTCCAGTGATCAACACCAATGATGTCACCACCAATAGtgatgaagatttattaCGGgttattaatcaattgagaCAGTATGGACCATTATCACCAAAAGATAGGATGTATAGTCCTGTTTGTCACACAATATCCACCAGCTTGTTAGATTTGAGTGGAGCTGATTCTATTTGTTTAGAGATTTTGAGAATCATTCAAATGGGAGATGTTCTTGATGATCCATtttatttccaattttgtGCCTTGTTACAATCAAGAATAAGATCAAATTCTTATcatgatttatttattgcCTCGGCTGAAAAACGCGATTTCAGTGCCATATCCAATActttagaaaaattgaatgcCGATATGTTTGAGTTGGCCATGTATTTAGCTGATGAGGCCAAACCTCGATTTTATAATGATCCAAAGTTTACATCTGTTCAAGCAAGTAATAGTACCACGATTAAACGAGACACCATTCTTGCCATGAAATTGACTTTTTTCTCGCATTTAATGATTATTAATCGATATCCGTTAATGATTGTTACTGAGGATTCGAAATTTGATGATCGAGTTATAAAATTCAGAAATTTATCTTTAGATTCAGCGAAAACTATCCTTATGTTGATCAGAGGTTGGCATCGAGAGAGTGCTTCAGCACTATTTTATAATTGGGCAATATATTTCCCCGTGGCAGCATATCTTGTATTAGTAGCAGCTATTATAAATCACCCACAATTACCAGAATCAGGGaccaatttgaatttattgattgaaacttctttaaatttctttaaaagtAGTAAACAATGGAATAGCTCAAATAACACTCagaagaaacaacaaaataatactaCTATATGTGTGAACAAAATAGTTGCCATTGAATTGATCGTCAGATTAATGTTGAGAGTGGTGATTAAAGTTTATGAACTTCATAATAATGTGGAAATTTTAGCCAATAATCCAACTTTACAAAATCATTTACAAGAAGCTCAAGAGAAATTCCCGGACATTTTCCAAAACCATGCTGAATTTACTTCTAAAATGGTTGCTTTAGTTGGTGCTTCACCTTTcagtggtggtagtggtaaCTGTAACGGTAGCAGTTGTAATTTAAGAGATGGTTATGCTAGTCATGGTCAAAATACTATGTACCCTTCACCTAAAGTCCCCAATAATACTTATAATACCAATATTAGTGTAGGGTCAAGCTCGACTGGTGATCATCAAGTTTATCATGCCCAATCACCAAGTTATAATGCTTCCTTGtcaaatataattaataatgaaagtACAGGTCGCTCACCAGCAACTGCAACTGCAActgcagcaacaacaatgtcTCAACCAATGATGAATGAAAATTATGATTTGTTCAatgattatttgattgataattctGCTGTAAATTTACCATTTAGCCagtttaataatttacccaattttttctttgacaaTAATTTGGGAATCTAA